The Lutra lutra chromosome 10, mLutLut1.2, whole genome shotgun sequence genome contains a region encoding:
- the LOC125079399 gene encoding olfactory receptor 52A1-like — protein MASINMSYLDPTTVMLIGIPGLEHVQFWIGFAFFVICVVALLGNTILLIIIPAEHSLHQPMYIFLAVLAATDIGLCIAIAPKMLAIFWFGSCSMTFDACLAQLFFIHALQGMESGILLVMAFDRYVAICDPLRHTSILTPFILVTMVLVVAIRGMVLVGILPVLIKRLHHFHSIVIAHSYCEHMAVVKLAAEDIRVNKTCGLLVGFTILGFDMIFILISYILIFQAVFRLHQKEARLRAFNTCTAHIFVFLEFYILAFFSFFSHRFGHVAPPTHILLSTIYLLVPPALNPIVYGVKNKVIRKRVAQIFFLNHQSQQ, from the coding sequence ATGGCATCCATTAACATGTCATATCTTGACCCCACAACAGTAATGCTAATTGGGATCCCTGGACTAGAGCATGTGCAATTTTGGATTGGGTTTGCTTTCTTTGTAATATGCGTGGTGGCTCTTCTGGGAAATACCATTTTACTGATCATCATCCCTGCAGAACACAGTCTGCATCAACCCATGTACATCTTCCTGGCAGTGTTGGCAGCCACCGATATAGGACTCTGTATAGCCATTGCTCCCAAGATGTTGGCCATCTTCTGGTTTGGGTCTTGCTCCATGACTTTTGATGCTTGCTTAGCCCAGCTTTTCTTCATCCATGCCTTGCAGGGCATGGAATCTGGCATCCTGTTGGTGATGGCCTTTGACCGCTATGTTGCCATCTGTGATCCACTGAGACACACATCCATCCTCACACCTTTCATCCTGGTTACTATGGTGCTGGTTGTGGCAATTCGGGGAATGGTGCTTGTTGGCATTTTACCAGTTTTAATCAAAAGACTACACCATTTCCATTCCATTGTAATTGCCCACTCTTACTGTGAGCACATGGCTGTGGTCAAGTTAGCTGCAGAAGACATCCGAGTCAATAAAACATGTGGTCTCCTTGTAGGTTTTACCATATTAGGATTTGACAtgatttttatcctcatttcctATATCCTTATTTTCCAAGCTGTTTTTCGTCTACACCAAAAGGAGGCACGGCTCAGAGCATTTAATACATGTACAgctcacatttttgttttccttgaattttatattcttgccttcttctccttctttagcCACCGTTTTGGACATGTTGCTCCCCCTACCCACATTCTTCTGTCTACTATCTACCTCCTTGTACCACCTGCACTCAATCCTATTGTTTATGGTGTAAAAAACAAGGTAATCCGTAAACGTgtggcacagattttttttctgaatcatcaATCCCAGCAGTAA